In Gemmatimonadaceae bacterium, a genomic segment contains:
- a CDS encoding hydrogenase maturation nickel metallochaperone HypA → MHELSIALEICRVVEERLRPEQLPQLVELGLDVGEDTTIEVANLQFCLDTLLAHPPFAGATVVIARGDGGDTRVSYLEIDDERPTH, encoded by the coding sequence GTGCACGAGTTGAGCATTGCCCTCGAAATCTGCCGTGTAGTCGAGGAGCGGCTGCGTCCTGAACAGCTGCCGCAACTCGTTGAACTTGGCCTCGACGTGGGCGAAGACACCACCATCGAGGTCGCCAACCTGCAGTTCTGCCTGGACACCCTGCTGGCCCATCCGCCGTTCGCGGGCGCGACCGTGGTCATCGCGCGCGGCGATGGCGGCGATACGCGCGTGAGTTACCTGGAGATCGATGATGAGCGTCCGACGCATTGA
- the hypB gene encoding hydrogenase nickel incorporation protein HypB produces MSVRRIDVRERVMARNDEIAATVRTRLDEAGVAALNLVSSPGAGKTMLLERTLDDIGATLRLAIVTGDVQTENDADRLAAHTSRLVQAVVTNGGCHLDALQVTTALEAVALDDTDVLILENVGNLVCPASWDLGERHRVTLCSVTEGEDKPLKYPKAFAKADLVLLTKVDLLPYLRFDVDLLERNVRTINPDATILRTSAMSGEGMSAWYEYLQQAVGAARARATEAVGS; encoded by the coding sequence ATGAGCGTCCGACGCATTGATGTGCGCGAGCGGGTGATGGCCCGCAACGACGAGATCGCGGCAACCGTGCGCACGCGCCTCGACGAGGCCGGCGTGGCCGCACTCAATCTCGTGTCCTCACCCGGCGCCGGAAAAACGATGCTGTTGGAGCGGACGCTCGATGATATCGGGGCGACGTTGCGCCTGGCGATTGTCACCGGCGATGTCCAGACCGAGAATGACGCCGACCGCCTGGCCGCCCACACCTCGCGACTGGTACAGGCCGTCGTGACCAACGGGGGATGCCATCTGGACGCGCTGCAGGTCACGACGGCGCTCGAGGCGGTCGCGCTCGATGATACCGACGTGCTGATTCTCGAGAATGTCGGCAATCTCGTGTGCCCCGCCAGTTGGGATCTGGGCGAGCGGCATCGCGTCACACTCTGCTCGGTGACCGAGGGCGAAGACAAACCGCTCAAGTACCCCAAGGCGTTTGCCAAGGCCGACCTGGTGCTGCTGACCAAGGTCGATCTGCTCCCCTATCTGCGCTTCGACGTCGACCTGCTCGAGCGCAACGTGCGCACCATCAATCCCGACGCCACCATACTTCGCACCAGCGCCATGTCGGGCGAAGGAATGAGCGCGTGGTATGAATATCTGCAGCAGGCCGTTGGCGCGGCGCGGGCGCGGGCGACCGAGGCCGTCGGGTCCTGA
- the hypF gene encoding carbamoyltransferase HypF produces the protein MRAAARLTITGVVQGVGFRPFVHRLAVQHELAGWVRNLSGQVEIHVEGEPSALRAFSSALPAQLPTLARIETLSSAVDDVDGADGFRIIASRDAPDARLPVPPDVVTCDACAAEVFDPASRRYRYPFTTCTDCGPRYTVIESLPYDRERTSLRAFPLCARCQQEYESPADRRFHAESTACPDCGPHLRYVAVNSVDNPITGDDQALRAAANALRAGEIVAVRGLGGFHLAVDATDELAVSRLRVRKRRDAKPLACMVRTVDDVRRWTAPTDIELEWITSRERPIVLLARRHGVEGADALTLAPGLAPGLDRVGLMLPSTPLHHLLLEMVDRPLVMTSGNLADEPLAAGNDEAMQRLLHIADGLLLHDREIVARIDDSVIRLAGASPIVIRRARGYAPLPLSIPVASPVPILAVGAHLKNTFTLVHGNQAFVSPHIGDLDSMEALSHWQAVRGRYQSLFRITPGAIVADLHDGYLSTRAAEEAATAAGLRTVLRVQHHHAHVAAVAAEHGVTDRVLGLAFDGTGAGTDGTVWGMEFLLADLLDFQRVAHLRPAPLPGGDAAVRAPWRALAGFLSLDRDAFASCALSTPPVTALEARVVQQQIDQSVNAPLASSAGRLFDAVASLLGVCQVARFEGEAAMQLEACAGYGPGVALPFPVVDCATSDGPVLDPVPLLVALCERQARGVSVQQLAADFHESLIRGSVALTTRLADTHQVYSVALGGGCFQNARLLTGMGRQIRAAGLSVLTARRLPANDGGVSFGQAAIAAARLANDAAGITAGFAPAFVGAEFDQRRALARAHGV, from the coding sequence ATGAGAGCCGCAGCGCGCCTGACGATCACCGGAGTCGTGCAGGGCGTCGGCTTCCGTCCGTTCGTGCATCGCCTGGCCGTGCAGCATGAACTGGCAGGGTGGGTCCGCAATCTGTCGGGACAGGTGGAGATTCACGTAGAGGGCGAACCCTCGGCGTTGCGCGCCTTCTCCTCGGCGCTGCCGGCGCAGCTTCCGACTCTGGCGCGTATCGAGACCCTGTCGTCCGCCGTGGATGACGTGGACGGTGCCGACGGATTTCGTATCATTGCCAGCCGCGATGCGCCCGACGCGCGACTTCCGGTGCCCCCGGATGTCGTGACGTGCGATGCGTGCGCGGCCGAAGTGTTTGATCCCGCCAGCCGTCGATACCGGTATCCGTTCACGACCTGCACCGACTGCGGTCCGCGCTACACCGTGATTGAATCGCTGCCCTACGACCGCGAGCGGACGAGCCTGCGCGCATTTCCATTGTGCGCACGCTGCCAGCAGGAATACGAGTCGCCAGCCGATCGTCGCTTTCACGCCGAGAGCACCGCCTGCCCCGACTGCGGACCGCACTTGCGCTACGTGGCCGTCAACAGCGTGGACAACCCGATCACGGGAGACGACCAGGCACTGCGCGCGGCCGCCAATGCCCTTCGGGCTGGTGAAATTGTCGCGGTGCGCGGACTGGGGGGATTCCATCTGGCGGTGGACGCCACCGACGAGCTGGCGGTGTCACGCTTGCGCGTCCGCAAGCGCCGCGACGCCAAGCCGCTCGCCTGCATGGTGCGCACCGTCGACGACGTCCGGCGTTGGACTGCTCCCACTGACATCGAGTTGGAGTGGATCACGTCGCGCGAACGACCTATCGTGCTGCTCGCGCGACGCCACGGTGTCGAGGGTGCGGACGCCCTGACACTGGCGCCGGGTCTGGCGCCAGGATTGGATCGCGTCGGCCTCATGCTGCCATCCACGCCACTGCATCATCTGTTGCTCGAGATGGTGGATCGGCCGCTGGTCATGACCAGTGGCAATCTGGCGGACGAACCGCTCGCTGCCGGCAACGACGAGGCCATGCAGCGTCTCCTGCACATCGCCGACGGCTTGTTGCTGCACGATCGGGAGATCGTGGCGCGCATCGATGACTCGGTTATCCGACTCGCCGGGGCCAGTCCCATTGTGATCCGTCGCGCGCGCGGCTACGCGCCGCTGCCGCTGTCGATACCCGTCGCGTCGCCCGTTCCAATCCTCGCCGTGGGGGCGCATCTCAAGAACACCTTCACGCTCGTCCATGGGAATCAGGCGTTCGTCAGTCCGCACATTGGCGACCTCGACTCCATGGAAGCGCTGAGTCACTGGCAGGCTGTGCGCGGGCGCTACCAGTCCCTGTTCCGTATCACACCGGGCGCCATCGTCGCCGATCTGCATGATGGCTATCTCTCCACCCGCGCTGCCGAAGAAGCGGCGACCGCGGCCGGACTGCGCACGGTGCTTCGCGTGCAACACCATCATGCGCACGTGGCCGCGGTGGCGGCCGAGCACGGCGTCACCGATCGCGTGTTGGGTCTGGCATTCGACGGCACTGGCGCCGGAACCGATGGCACTGTGTGGGGCATGGAGTTTCTGCTCGCCGATCTTCTCGATTTCCAACGTGTCGCTCACTTGCGGCCGGCACCACTGCCCGGCGGCGACGCAGCCGTTCGCGCTCCGTGGCGCGCGCTGGCCGGGTTCCTGTCGCTCGATCGAGACGCCTTCGCGTCCTGCGCCCTGTCGACTCCGCCTGTCACGGCGTTGGAGGCGCGCGTCGTGCAACAGCAGATCGACCAGTCCGTCAATGCGCCGCTGGCGTCTTCGGCCGGACGACTCTTCGATGCCGTTGCGTCACTGTTGGGGGTGTGTCAGGTAGCGCGCTTCGAAGGCGAGGCGGCCATGCAACTCGAGGCATGCGCCGGGTACGGTCCGGGAGTCGCCCTGCCGTTCCCGGTCGTGGATTGCGCGACGAGTGATGGTCCGGTGCTCGATCCGGTGCCGTTGCTGGTCGCGCTGTGCGAACGACAGGCGCGCGGCGTGTCGGTGCAGCAGTTGGCCGCGGATTTCCATGAAAGTCTGATACGCGGTTCCGTCGCCCTCACCACACGCCTCGCCGACACGCATCAGGTGTATTCCGTTGCGCTCGGTGGCGGCTGTTTTCAAAACGCCCGACTGCTGACAGGCATGGGGCGGCAGATCCGCGCCGCCGGACTGTCGGTGCTCACGGCCCGTCGCCTGCCGGCCAACGACGGCGGCGTGTCCTTTGGACAAGCAGCCATTGCCGCCGCACGACTGGCCAACGATGCTGCAGGTATCACCGCGGGGTTCGCACCGGCGTTCGTCGGCGCGGAATTCGATCAGCGACGGGCGCTCGCACGCGCCCACGGAGTCTAA